The following coding sequences lie in one Notolabrus celidotus isolate fNotCel1 chromosome 20, fNotCel1.pri, whole genome shotgun sequence genomic window:
- the LOC117804610 gene encoding carbonic anhydrase-related protein 10-like isoform X1, translating to MGLNIADLYPDTTRYITYEGSITIPPCYETSTWILINKPIYVTQMQMHSLRLLSQNEPYKIFLSMSDNTRPTQPLLQRCIRTNINFSKQGRDCPNNRALRPQYRGSSFSSQPNAFHTGFPISSLQSFSLYACS from the exons ATGGGCCTGAACATAGCCGACCTTTATCCAGACACCACTCGCTACATCACCTACGAGGGCTCCATTACCATCCCTCCCTGCTACGAGACGTCGACCTGGATTCTCATCAACAAGCCTATCTACGTGACACAGATGCAG ATGCACTCCCTGCGTCTCCTCAGCCAGAATGAGCCCTACAAGATCTTTCTGAGCATGAGTGACAACACCCGGCCCACCCAGCcgctcctgcagcgctgcatCCGAACCAACATCAACTTCAGCAAGCAGGGCCGAGACTGCCCCAACAACCGCGCCCTCCGCCCACAGTACAGAG gttcttctttttcttcccagCCCAATGCTTTCCACACTGGATTTCCGATTTCCTCCCTCCAGTCTTTCTCTTTGTATGCCTGTAGTTAG
- the LOC117804610 gene encoding carbonic anhydrase-related protein 10-like isoform X2 — protein sequence MGLNIADLYPDTTRYITYEGSITIPPCYETSTWILINKPIYVTQMQMHSLRLLSQNEPYKIFLSMSDNTRPTQPLLQRCIRTNINFSKQGRDCPNNRALRPQYRVNQWLLK from the exons ATGGGCCTGAACATAGCCGACCTTTATCCAGACACCACTCGCTACATCACCTACGAGGGCTCCATTACCATCCCTCCCTGCTACGAGACGTCGACCTGGATTCTCATCAACAAGCCTATCTACGTGACACAGATGCAG ATGCACTCCCTGCGTCTCCTCAGCCAGAATGAGCCCTACAAGATCTTTCTGAGCATGAGTGACAACACCCGGCCCACCCAGCcgctcctgcagcgctgcatCCGAACCAACATCAACTTCAGCAAGCAGGGCCGAGACTGCCCCAACAACCGCGCCCTCCGCCCACAGTACAGAG